TGGATATGATAGGGCTGGACTGGTCTGGTCTGGTCAAACTACTGCCATTGAGAGCAACAGGAGCTGCCCCAGTGGTGTTACTGCTGTCAACTTCAGCAGGTTTCATGTCCCTCTCAGATGTCCCTCTGATGTCTCCAAGCAAAGAATCATCTCCAAGAGTGGACAGAAAAGCATCATCCCCTACATAAAAATCTGAGGGGGACCCAGTGAGGTCAAAGTCTTGGAGCAGATCCAGTGTGTTCTCACTGAATAATTTCGGGTTTGTGTCCACATCTTTCCCAAAGGTATTATCAAGGTCAATTGGGTCCTGCTCTCCTTTATCCATGGAGAAATCCTCAGTTTTCAAAGGGAAGAAGTTGGGATCTGACCCTCCAATGAGTGACTCCATGGAGGACTGGGTGATGTCTGCCATACTGGCCTCCAATTGGGGCAAATTTTCTACCAAGGTTTGATGACCAAAAGTTGTCTGCATCTGAAGCAACTGCTGCTGGCGCTGGGGTCTCTGATCTTTGGTCAGGCCCCGGGGGTCTGCACCTTCTACCAAGGAGCCTACAATGGCGGTGGCGGTGACAGAGGCAGAGGTGAGCTCCTCAGGGAGGGGACTGCTGTTGAGGCCGTTAGGCACCTGTCCTGGCTGCATCAAGGGGCTGGATGGAAGAATGACAGAGGCGGGAGAGGTGACAGATATGGCACTGTGAGGAGCCACTCTCAGCACACCTCCCTCCTCGGGGCTTTCGGTGTAGACCAGTTTGCTTAAATGGTCATCTCTTCTGTATACTATCTTCTTCACTCCACCTTTATCCATCTTAGTTGGGAGAGAAGAGACAGCCAGCGATAAGGAACAGAGTGCAAACACAAATGGATCATTAAATGTGCAGAATCGCTACAGACATTAAATCATTTACACATGCAAAGCCCAGGTAACGGCAATTTTGTCGCTGTTTAAGACCGGGGGAAAGTTGCCTGAGCGCGCCTGACACGCAACGAACCGCACCAGCTAACTCTGCTAGCTATTAGCACAATGTTGACGAGAATGCACACGTCGACCTCTTACACGCGGTAATTAAAGCAGAGAAACGCAACACGAATTAGACTACACACTAGATGCAGAACCTAGTAAAGTTAAGCCAAGTCTGAGATTTACCAGCGTTAGCTTCTTGCTAACTGTTGACATGCTAGGTAGCAGTGAGGCTACGTTGACATTAACGTTCGTCTGCAAGCTAACGCAACCCCTTACACTCGCTCGTTTAGCATTAGCTCCCCaaacttggtttttttttttttttttttttttgtcgagTTACGAACGTAACTGctcaaatgtgaaaaatgtcttGTATTTACCCTTGAAATGACTGGTTGCTGGTATGTGTCCAAGGGTCGCCTGTCAACATTGTTTTGGTTGAAACACGCTGACTGACTCTGCTAACGTTACTCCTGTCGCGTCGTATCGTCTCTACATTACGACATAGGATAAAACAACCCCAGGCCGGTGTGTTTTCAGGCTTTCCAGATCAATCTAGCTGTAAATCTGCATGCATAAGGTCAGATTGGTTTAGCTCTAGCGATTACTAGCTAGCCATTAGGAAAGTAGGCGCTAACCTCAaggaaaaacatacaaaatggaGAACTGTAAGAGGGAGCCCCATGGTTGACCTGTTACAGCATCCAGCCCTGCCCGCTGCCGGCCTCACCGGGTAACTGCAGCTTGAGCTCCGATTAAACTTTCGGGATGActttcaggggaaaaaaagtgataaaaacGAGCTGaccaaatacaaagaaataactgCAGTAAAATAATTTACTGTAGTAGAATTGGTACCAGACTTATAGCAGGACAAATAATGTGTCATACAGCCGTCTTGGAGGAGTTAACGGGCCATTAGACACAGATACGAGAGAGGGAAGAGAAAGGGAGAAATATTGCacgataacaataataatgcagCCTAGTTACAgtaacatttctttctttctttctttctttctttctacttATGCTTTGGTGCACAGTTCATTTCattatgtgtgggtgtgtatgggGTAGTGACGGTGGTGGATGGTGCAGGTACTCGTGGTTGCCAGAATATTTTATCTCTCACTTTTAATGATTATTTGTATGCAAACACAGGTATGATGAACACTGTGTTTATTGGTGTGCCGTGTAAACAGCCCAGACTCCACTTCAATATCagtttgcatatttttaaaagGCATGTTTTGCTATTTAACCCATGTTTAGTTTGTAATGAACTTGATCCGAAATAAGTTACACTCGACATCAGattttgcagatatttttgattggttcagtttttttgtgttttctgaaaaacctgaaaacaaacaaactaaaaaaaaacttaggccattattttaagagtttGACTATATCTAGATACAATTTCCTTGTTGCTTTACTTTGTTTACCGCCCTCTATGGGCTAAAGAGGACACTCAGTGTCAGTTTTTATTAGATAACAGTTAAGCTGTAATCAccaagtgcctttttgttttatcATCAATTGAAATACTCattttgaaatttaaataaagcaaacaaaaagtcCAAATGTTACTGTAGGAGAAGATATTTAAAGCCAATTTAGATACCAAAAAAAACTAGAAGGCAGTTACTGCACTGAAAGctgcaaaacacattttgtcCCTCAAAAACAGGCCAGTTCACACTTCTGCCTCTTTTATGTGGAAATACAAGTGGATAAAAAGTGAGTGGGAGAAGGGGAAATCAAGTAAGGCAGGCTATTTGTGGATGGGGACAATCATTCTGCAGAGAGGATCAGtcctgtaatttcattttattttatttattttttgtttttgctctaaAGGCTGCACAAGGGTGCAGATATTCACTGCACCGTTGTACATTCTGTACATTTGCACAGTATGAGCAATGTTTGATGAGTGGACAGGGACATTCGTCACTGAACATTTCCCCAAGAGTCGCGTGCATTCAGATTTAGAAACGAGtcttaaatcatttaaaagacATATTTTGTACATGCAGTACGAGTTGACCTGCCTCGAAATATCTTTTGTCCAATCAACCCACACCACAGATTATAATACAAGAGTTTCCAAAACCCGCACTTGAGAATTTAATGTTAGAGCACATACAGATTTCTCACTTCACGCTCAGCTGGGAGACATATTGTCTTACATTATTCATGCTGAAGTTGCATGAAATTCAACCCCTTTCAAAAGATAGAATCTAACCTGGGAGCTGTGCACGAACAGGAAATAAAGTCAGGACAGGAGGCAGGAAAATTGGCTTTAATGGGAGGATGAGTGAGATGAATAAGAAATAGGATTCATAACACACACAGGAGCAGAGCATCCCCAAGTACATTTTAGGGAATTAACTCCAAGTCATGCTGTTATACAAGTCAAACATCAGCTTATTTACCTGCATATGTGCATTTACAAACAACCTGCCGTAAAGTAAACTACACCTAATGATGCTCTTCCTGATCTACATTTTTTGTGTGCTTCAGTGTGGAGGTCACACAAACCTCAAAACATTTTGAATATAATTTCAAATGTAAGCAGCAAAACCTCACACGACAGAAAGAGAGATCAGTATGCTCAGTGTAGCTCTAAATCCCCACTGTTTGAATCCCACTCAGTCCCCTGCGGCTGCTTAGCAACCCCTCTCCAGCACAATATACTCTGAATTAACAGGGTAAAGCGTGACCGCTGCCTCCTCAAAATCACGAGTCAAGGGTGCTCTCCCATCATCAACGCCTTCTCTCAGCACTGCAGTAATAAAAGCCTCAGCTTTATTACAACATGGATCCAAAGCCAAACaacaagaaaagcaaacaaGAGGTACGCAGCAGTCTGAAACGTGGTCAGACGTTAGTGCTGGTGGCTCCGTGTGATGTGGGCAGCAGATTTAAGGGATACTTCACGTATAAAACAAACAGGCACATGAGTTTAAACCTGGCTCCACATATTCAGGTGACTGTGAACGCTGGAGTGccctttatttaattttctacTTCACATGTACACTGTTATGCACACTATATACAACAGTAGTTTGTGACCTACATAGTCCTGCATATATAGATGATGACATGCTGTGTCAATCCTTCACTTCAGCCAGGCACCTCACATCATCCAAACTCGATTTTCCACCCTAAGAAAACTTGGCTTCAGCACAGTGTATACTGATGACTCTATGGCAAGTTTACTGAGCGGGCCTTCAGCAATAATAACAAGTCCCCAACCTCAGCCCCCTCTGCTCCTATAATCCAGAATAAAATGACTCAGTAATGAGGGTTCGCCTTGGTGCGTTTTTCCTCCATAAAACTGCAGGGAGCATGCACTAAATTGAGATTTCACAATGATGTATGGGTTCAATTACTACTATAATACAGTACATGCAAAAAACAGAGGTTGTTAattaatgcatatttttttatttttaaatgagtaCATTTAATAGGAGCCACTTCGACGATAAAGACATCACATTCATTGTGATGCTTGAAACAAGTGATGCTGGTGCTTAAAGGTTCAATCAGAGTGCAGCTGACATCTTATCGATCGCTCCATTCATTGAGTTTTTAAGCGTAACACTTCACTGAGAAGTGGCTGAGGGTGTAGATCACGTGTAACTGTCACAGCCGACGAGTTTTTGAGCGACACAGTGGCACCTCACCCCTCATCCGTCTCACGGGATAAGCGCTAAAAGTGTTAAATGTAAATGGGAAAGCTTTTGCGAGGACTCGGGGAGAGGGGATTAAACTGCGCAACGCTGTGATGTTAAAACTGCATTAGACCCGAATCCTCATCGCCAGCTGCACGTCGCCCGTGGCCGGATCACAAATTTCACGAAAAACTGCACAGatgaacccccccacccccacccccccacagtCAGCCCGCTTCACGTCTATCAGCTGAAAATGTCATTTTCCTTTAAGATGATGTAAGACATTACTACACGGGACgattttttctccctctcttgcACAGCTTGGAGCAACATTATCTTGAGCCTTCTGCTGGTCCAAACGTTTCAGCACTCAGCAGTTTGGAGAGATGGGTGCGCGCAGGAATCCCGCTCCCATCCTCCTCTGTGTGAGAAACCTCGGCGCATGTTTCAGTATCTCAGCAGCCAGGAGCGACGCGTGGTACCAGAGTGATAAGATGCATGCACAtttttgaatttaaattttttttaattttattttagtttatctGGGACTTATTTGGCTGAACTAGGAGCCAAACGCAAATGGGTGACGCTCTCCATTGAAACTTGAGCAGAAATGTTTCTACTCTTTTATACTGAGAGATTTCTGAGTGAAGTGAGTATATTACATTTATCTGAAGTCAAACTAGCGAATAAACGGAGTGGATGCGTGTAACACGACGCTGGTTAGGACAATCGATTCCATTCAAAAAGGATGCACCGTGGGTAGACACATTTACGCACGGGGTTAAAGGATGTACTGTAGACACACCTTGGGATTGTTTTGTCATGAGATACTGGATGCGAGCGCTGCAGCTTGCATCAAGACTATGCGTTAGCTCTGAGCGCATCAGCACCACATACGCCCACACCCTGAACTTCTGGGACGTTTGCGCTCCGTGATCGAGACTCGGATTTCTTATAAGATTGGACAAAAATGGCACTGAGCgaaaactgcaaaacacaacCTACAAAGGAACAAGGCTCAGTGCAAAATCCTCCATCGGATGTGATTGAGCTAAACGTGGGCGGGCAGGTTTATTACACTCGTTATGGTACACTGGCGAGCTTTCCAAATTCTCTACTTGGGAAGCTGTTCTCTAACAAGAAGGGGTCTTCGAATGACTTGTCCCGGGATCTCAGAGGACGCTATTTTATAGACAGAGATGGTTTTCTGTTTCGGTATGTCCTGGATTACCTTAGAGACAAGCAGGTTGTCCTTCCTGACCACTTTCCTGAAAGAGGAAGGTTGAAAAGGGAGGCGGAATACTTTCAGCTACCAGAATTAGTCAAACTTTTGTCATCCGAGGAGTCAAAACTCATTCCAGACGACTTGTACTACAGTGATTTGGACGATGCGTCGCAAGGCAGCGACCAGAGGTATTACCCCTCTTACGCCTTTGACAGGAGATATGGCTATATCACAGTCGCGCTCAAAGGCGTTTGCGCAGCGGGAGGCAGAGAAACTCAAACTGATGGCAAGGCCAGAAAGTTACCTAGAATCTTCATTAGCAGCAGGATTGGTTTGGCGAAAGAAGTGTTTGGGGACGCCCTGAATGAGAACAGGGACATGGACAGACCTCCGGACCGATACACCTGCAGATTTTACCTCAAGTTCAGACACCTGGAGAGAGCGTTTGACATGCTGTCAGAGAGCGGCTTTCACATTGTGGCCTGCAATTCGTCCCTGACCACGTCCCCCATCGGTCATTACCCGGATGACAGGGTCTGGTCCAATTACGCACAGTACATCTTCTACCGTGAGTGAAGATTTATTCCCACTCTGTTCTCTTAAAAGTGATAACGAGCTGAACCGGAGGCCTTGTGACCTTCAGAAGTAATCATAATGCAACCATCAGCaaagtaaaacacaaacaaccacAAATATGAACTAAAcataaagaagcaaaaaaataaataaaaaaaataaaacaggacctAATGCCCTTACCTCCCCATATGACTACATCCAGGCAATATAACGCCTATCAGAAAGGgtgttttcacattaaaaggtCATCTTACTAGTTTTCCATTTGACAGCCAGTCTAATTGGAAGATTTGCAGATCATATGCAGAAAGCGGTTTGCTCACATCGCCAGGAGGCATGGTCAGATTGCAGCATTATccttttaaatatttgcatccCTTACAGTAACTGATTTCAAACATGTGTTCTGGGTCGAAGATAAGAAGCAAACCTGCCTACGGCCCTCAGAGGAGCTTAGTCACAATGCTGCTATACTTCAAGTACACATGCGTCATGCGTAAACATGCCTTATTGCTCACATTTTTGCCAGGCGCTGGGTTATGAATAATATAGCACCAGCGGGCAGGGGAAAAAATATCACATGAATGCTGCTGATTCTCTTGAATCAGCTCATGCTTTTTACTTGGAGACAAAGTTTGTTCATCAGCAAAATACCTAATTAGCTGCAAATATGGCTTAACCCGTGCAGAGGGATGAGTTGGACCATATGGTCAATTAAAGAGCACTTTGTTCCTAATTCTGAAAGGCTCCCTTTAGAAGAGCTGAGTAAAATCCAGTTGGTGGGTCAGGGTTGGAGGTGCAAGAGGGTGGACTGAGGAAGACATGACATATGGTTTGGTAATGATTTAGCAATAGCATTGTTAATACAAGTTAATTATCACAGAGGGGTCTGCCTTGACCTGAGAAAACATCCAACCAGGCAGCTAGGAGGATTTTCCTGAGTCATTCCACAATCTGGAGCACAATATGGTGTAGGTGTTCACCCTCTTCCCCATTAACAGACACTGCTCTAGGACAAAGTCATGGGACagtaggaggaggagaaggtgggaagagacagaggagaaaCTGCAACACCATGAAAGTGAAGAGGCTGCAGAATAACAAGAGCTAAGAGCAAATAAGGGAAAAGAGAGGGAAATGTAAGAAGGCAAGCTGAAGTGAAGGGAAGAAAGGGGAGGCTGGCAGATGGAGGAGAGAGCTGCTGAGCGGGAGGGACGAGGGAGTAAAAGTTGCATGAGACCTGGCCATGGGGAGAAAGAACTGAGgcagaaagaagagagagggagcggGAGCAAAAATAGATTAAAGTAAGGATCAGACAGGGAAGTTCATTGAGGCCGTGGGAgcggggaggaaaaaaaactgggtGGTGAAACATGGaagcagagggagagacaggCTGGGTTTTCATTAGAAGACAGCAGACAAGGTGCGAGaagaagcacagacacacatgtattgatagatagatagatagatagatagatagatagatagatagatagatagatagatagatagatagatagatagatagatagatagatagatagatagatagatagatagatagatagatagatagatagatagatagatagatagatagatgagaAGACAAAGGCATGATCAGAGTGATGGATAGGCACATCAAAGGTAGACAGGCAGGACAGGCCTTGCTTCACAGCAGCCCGCATCCACTCTCAAAACTAATACTGTAACCTGATTCTGAATGTGGGACATTGGCTGGCCTAGGGCAGGTAGTCCTAAGCTAAGAATGCATGTAGACAAGTGCACCTTGGGGGGGCAAAAAAACAGATGTGCTTTattgttgtttcttgttttcagCAGAACATtttactgctcttttttttaatccccctTTCCCCATCCTTACAGAAACTTGCATAGAGGGAAAATGGTCAGAGGGAGGATGGGTTTATTGAGTCTCTAAGAAGAGCAATCcagtgagttaaaaaaaaacaaaaaaaaaaaagaagaagaaaaaactgagGACTTCCTTCCAGCCTGTCAGTTCCTTAGCGTCATCCATGCTGCTATTCTTGTTAAATGCATCAGTTGTTTTCTGGCTCCGCTGTCTGGCAGCATTAGCGTGGACTCCAcatattcataatttttttctatGAACAGTCAAGGGACTCGTTCCTCTCATCATGTTAAGAAACTCTTATCTCAATTATTGTCATCCTCCCCTGCCCTGCAGAATATGCTGCTGGTTTCTCCTCAGACTAAAACAAATGATATTTTAATCTAAAGGGCAATCTCCTCAGGAGGCTGCAGCCATGATGAATGATTCACATTTAACCAAGCATGACTTGTACACCTTTTGAATAAACAACTCAACAAGAGAAAAGtatatttaaactgttaatCAGCACATAGAGTGAAAAGGACTGGGATCAGAACTTGCTTTTAGCGGATCATTTGGGCAGCCGGCATCTGGCTTTGCAAATTAGTTGTAAAGATACATATAGCTGAGagtattcactcagccatccaaatcattgaattcaggtgttccaatcacttccatggctacagttgtataaaccaagcacctaggcatgcagactgtttctgcaaacatttgtgaaagaatgggtcgctatcaggagctcaatgaattcCACCATGGTACCGTGACAgggtgcaacaagtccagtcgtgaaatttccttgctactaaatattccacagtcaactgttagtggtatcaTAAcacagtggaagtgattgggaatgacagcaactcagccacaatgTGGTAGgcaacataaaatgacagagtggagtcagcggatgctgaggggcatagtgcacagaggttgcAAACTTTTTgcagagtcagttgctacagacctccaaacttcatgtggccttcagattagctcaagaacagcatgtagagagcttcatggaatgggtttccatggccgtgcagctgcatccaagcgtTAGCCCACCAAGTGTTGCATAGCAAAGCATTGGAGTGGTGGTGCattggtgtaaagcacgccaccagtGGACTCTAGATAAGTGGAGACGTGTTccctggagtgac
The sequence above is a segment of the Archocentrus centrarchus isolate MPI-CPG fArcCen1 chromosome 10, fArcCen1, whole genome shotgun sequence genome. Coding sequences within it:
- the LOC115786410 gene encoding BTB/POZ domain-containing protein KCTD16-like: MALSENCKTQPTKEQGSVQNPPSDVIELNVGGQVYYTRYGTLASFPNSLLGKLFSNKKGSSNDLSRDLRGRYFIDRDGFLFRYVLDYLRDKQVVLPDHFPERGRLKREAEYFQLPELVKLLSSEESKLIPDDLYYSDLDDASQGSDQRYYPSYAFDRRYGYITVALKGVCAAGGRETQTDGKARKLPRIFISSRIGLAKEVFGDALNENRDMDRPPDRYTCRFYLKFRHLERAFDMLSESGFHIVACNSSLTTSPIGHYPDDRVWSNYAQYIFYRGPSRWSSSHCDCCCKSHKSEREGESGTSFNDLSTSCSETQSEASSPQGTVICGPVSRRSNIQTLDRPVPKGPVHMLQQAEMRRKTDMLRVRTFGVREREAAKRKANKEKMTPEQELEKCIQDFRRIRIPDHFPERKYMWQSELLRKYHL